A stretch of Pseudomonas sp. CCC3.1 DNA encodes these proteins:
- a CDS encoding efflux RND transporter permease subunit, with amino-acid sequence MNFSQFFIQRPIFAAVLSLLILIAGSISLFQLPISEYPEVVPPTVVVRANFPGANPKVIGETVAAPLEQAITGVENMLYMSSQSTADGKITLTITFALGTDLDNAQVQVQNRVTRTEPKLPEEVTRIGITVDKASPDLTMVVHLTSPDQRYDMLYLSNYAILNIKDELARLGGVGDVQLFGMGDYSLRVWLDPNKTASRNLTATDVVTAIREQNRQVAAGALGAPPAPNATSFQLSVNTQGRLVSEEEFENIIIRAGDDGEITRLKDIARVELGSSQYALRSLLNNQPAVAIPIFQRPGSNAIQISNEVRGKMDELKKNFPQGMDYSIVYDPTIFVRGSIEAVVHTLFEALILVVLVVILFLQTWRASIIPLVAVPVSLIGTFAVMHMFGFSLNALSLFGLVLAIGIVVDDAIVVVENVERNIELGLNPVDATKRAMREVTGPIIATALVLCAVFIPAAFISGLTGQFYKQFALTIAISTVISAFNSLTLSPALAAVLLKSHDAPKDRFSKVLDKLFGGWLFRPFNRFFERASHGYVATVARVIRSSGIALLVYAGLMVLTFFGFSNTPTGFVPGQDKQYLVAFAQLPDAASLDRTEDVIKRMSDLALKQPGVESAVAFPGLSINGFTNSPNSGIVFVTLKPFDERKDPSMSAGAIAGALNGKFGGIEEAYMAIFPPPPVQGLGTIGGFRLQIEDRGNLGYDELYKETMNIIAKSHNVPELAGLFTSYTVNVPQVDAAIDREKAKTHGVAVSDIFDTLQIYLGSLYANDFNRFGRTYQVNVQAEQQFRLEPDQIGQLKVRNNKGEMIPLATFIKVSDTSGPDRVMHYNGFITAEINGAAAPGYSSGQAEKAIEKLLKEELPNGMTYEWTDLTYQQILSGNTALFVFPLCVLLAFLVLAAQYESWSLPLAVILIVPMTLLSAITGVIASGGDNNIFTQIGLIVLVGLACKNAILIVEFAKDKQEEGMSPLAAVLEACRLRLRPILMTSFAFIMGVVPLVLSSGAGAEMRHAMGVAVFSGMLGVTFFGLLLTPVFYVLIRRYVERSEARKAAKHLKLESQQ; translated from the coding sequence ATGAATTTTTCCCAGTTCTTCATTCAGCGGCCGATTTTCGCAGCCGTACTCTCGCTGTTGATTTTGATTGCGGGCAGTATTTCGCTGTTCCAATTACCCATCAGTGAATACCCGGAAGTGGTTCCGCCGACCGTGGTCGTGCGCGCCAACTTCCCGGGTGCCAACCCTAAAGTGATCGGCGAAACGGTAGCCGCGCCACTGGAGCAAGCCATCACCGGTGTTGAAAACATGTTGTACATGTCTTCGCAGTCCACCGCTGACGGCAAGATCACCCTGACCATTACCTTTGCCCTGGGCACCGACCTGGACAACGCGCAGGTGCAGGTGCAAAACCGCGTGACCCGTACCGAGCCCAAGCTTCCTGAGGAAGTGACGCGCATTGGTATCACCGTGGACAAGGCGTCGCCCGACCTGACCATGGTGGTGCACTTGACCTCCCCGGACCAGCGCTACGACATGCTGTACTTGTCCAACTACGCGATCCTCAACATCAAGGATGAGCTGGCACGCCTGGGCGGCGTGGGCGACGTGCAGTTGTTCGGCATGGGCGACTACTCGTTGCGCGTATGGCTGGACCCGAATAAAACCGCTTCACGCAACCTGACTGCCACTGATGTGGTCACGGCCATTCGCGAGCAGAACCGCCAGGTCGCGGCCGGTGCTTTGGGCGCGCCCCCTGCCCCGAATGCCACCAGCTTCCAGCTGTCAGTCAACACTCAAGGGCGTCTGGTTTCAGAGGAAGAGTTTGAAAACATCATCATTCGCGCAGGCGATGACGGTGAGATCACTCGCTTGAAAGACATTGCTCGCGTTGAATTGGGCTCCAGCCAGTACGCCTTGCGCTCCTTGCTGAACAACCAGCCAGCAGTGGCGATCCCGATCTTCCAGCGTCCAGGCTCCAATGCCATCCAAATCTCGAACGAAGTTCGGGGCAAGATGGACGAGCTGAAGAAGAACTTCCCGCAGGGCATGGACTACAGCATCGTTTATGACCCGACGATCTTCGTCCGCGGCTCCATCGAGGCGGTGGTTCACACCCTGTTCGAAGCACTGATTCTCGTGGTGCTGGTGGTGATTCTGTTCCTGCAAACCTGGCGTGCATCGATCATTCCGCTGGTCGCTGTACCCGTGTCGCTGATCGGTACGTTTGCCGTGATGCACATGTTTGGCTTCTCGCTCAACGCCCTGTCGCTGTTCGGACTGGTACTGGCCATCGGGATCGTGGTCGACGATGCGATCGTGGTGGTCGAAAACGTCGAGCGAAATATCGAACTCGGGCTCAACCCGGTGGACGCGACCAAGCGTGCCATGCGTGAAGTGACCGGCCCGATCATTGCCACGGCGCTGGTGCTGTGTGCGGTGTTTATCCCGGCCGCGTTCATTTCCGGACTGACCGGGCAGTTCTATAAACAGTTCGCCTTGACCATTGCGATTTCGACAGTCATCTCGGCCTTCAACTCGCTGACCCTGTCGCCCGCCCTCGCGGCGGTGTTGCTCAAGAGCCACGATGCACCGAAAGACCGCTTTTCCAAGGTGCTCGACAAACTGTTTGGCGGCTGGTTGTTCCGTCCGTTCAACCGTTTCTTTGAGCGCGCCAGCCATGGCTATGTGGCGACTGTTGCCCGAGTGATCCGCAGCAGTGGTATCGCCTTGCTGGTGTACGCAGGCTTGATGGTGCTGACCTTCTTCGGTTTCTCCAACACGCCGACCGGTTTCGTGCCTGGGCAAGACAAGCAATACCTGGTGGCTTTCGCTCAACTGCCTGACGCCGCGAGCCTGGACCGTACCGAAGACGTGATCAAGCGCATGTCTGACCTGGCCCTTAAACAGCCAGGCGTGGAAAGTGCGGTGGCGTTCCCGGGGCTGTCGATCAACGGTTTCACCAACAGCCCGAACTCCGGCATCGTGTTTGTGACGCTCAAGCCTTTTGATGAGCGCAAAGACCCGAGCATGTCGGCGGGCGCGATTGCCGGTGCATTGAACGGCAAGTTCGGCGGGATTGAAGAGGCCTACATGGCGATCTTCCCACCGCCGCCGGTACAAGGTCTGGGCACCATCGGTGGTTTCCGCCTGCAAATCGAAGACCGGGGCAACCTGGGCTACGACGAGCTGTACAAAGAAACCATGAACATCATTGCCAAGAGCCACAACGTGCCAGAACTGGCCGGGTTGTTCACCAGCTACACCGTGAACGTGCCACAGGTCGATGCGGCTATCGATCGCGAAAAAGCCAAGACCCACGGCGTGGCGGTCAGTGACATCTTCGACACCCTGCAGATTTATCTGGGTTCGCTGTATGCCAACGACTTCAACCGTTTCGGCCGTACTTATCAGGTCAACGTTCAGGCCGAGCAACAGTTCCGCCTTGAGCCCGATCAGATCGGTCAGTTGAAAGTGCGTAACAACAAGGGCGAGATGATCCCGCTGGCGACCTTCATCAAGGTCAGCGATACCTCGGGCCCGGACCGCGTGATGCACTACAACGGCTTCATCACCGCTGAAATCAACGGTGCAGCAGCCCCCGGCTACAGCTCTGGCCAGGCCGAAAAAGCCATCGAGAAACTGCTCAAGGAAGAACTTCCGAACGGCATGACCTACGAATGGACCGACCTGACCTATCAGCAGATCCTGTCGGGTAACACCGCACTGTTCGTGTTCCCGCTCTGCGTATTGCTGGCCTTCCTGGTACTGGCCGCTCAATACGAAAGCTGGAGCCTGCCATTGGCGGTGATCCTGATCGTACCGATGACCTTGCTGTCGGCCATCACCGGGGTGATTGCTTCAGGCGGGGACAACAACATCTTCACCCAGATCGGCTTGATCGTATTGGTGGGACTGGCCTGTAAGAACGCGATTCTGATCGTCGAGTTTGCCAAGGATAAGCAGGAAGAAGGCATGAGCCCGCTGGCGGCCGTACTGGAAGCCTGCCGCCTGCGTCTGCGGCCGATCCTGATGACCTCTTTCGCCTTCATCATGGGTGTGGTGCCTTTGGTACTGTCCAGCGGTGCCGGTGCTGAAATGCGCCACGCGATGGGTGTTGCGGTGTTCTCCGGGATGCTTGGGGTGACCTTCTTCGGCCTGCTGTTGACGCCCGTGTTCTATGTGTTGATCCGTCGTTATGTGGAGCGCAGTGAAGCGCGCAAAGCGGCCAAGCACCTCAAGTTGGAGTCGCAACAATGA
- a CDS encoding response regulator, translated as MSEDAQDVVLIVEDDPSILMVLSAYLSGEGYRVLQAENGEQAFEILASKPHLDLMVTDFRLPGGISGVQIAEPALKLRPDLKVIFISGYPAEIRDTGSPITLTAPILAKPFDLDTLQAQIQKLLA; from the coding sequence ATGAGTGAAGATGCGCAAGATGTTGTTTTGATTGTCGAAGACGATCCCTCGATCCTGATGGTCCTGAGTGCCTACCTTTCAGGGGAAGGCTATCGAGTGTTGCAGGCCGAAAATGGTGAACAGGCATTCGAAATTTTGGCGAGCAAGCCGCACCTGGATCTTATGGTCACTGACTTCCGTCTACCGGGTGGCATTTCGGGGGTTCAAATTGCCGAACCCGCCTTGAAGCTACGGCCCGATCTCAAAGTGATTTTTATCAGTGGTTACCCGGCAGAGATTCGTGACACTGGCAGCCCTATTACGCTCACCGCCCCCATTCTGGCCAAACCGTTCGACCTCGATACCTTGCAAGCGCAGATCCAGAAGCTGCTTGCGTGA
- a CDS encoding tetratricopeptide repeat protein, whose translation MSQPRRYLAVSLLSALIAVGLWYWMRPAPTVTPPAVNHSYAKSLEQAHNGLPGAARVLYQQLARTDLSDIRRASLHAELPNYPSPQALKLADADLQNASPLVRKAAIQSIAGLVPNAQRTLLLGPLLEDPEQSVRFAAASALLGLSPDEQGLYFGPLQQVVDEYERNLKTQPDDPQAQGQLARLYLHEGQLDEAQAALEKVTALDPENLKAVVAQIDLLDKRGKTDQARELLARQLEAHPDSAYLQHALGIWLLNHGQTEYALLGLAKAVELEPENSEYRYRLAIALHDLEQLEPAQRQLEELLQRQPANRKARLLLIRYWKEAGQLQNVQVLLAQLEQQNPDDPALQQGL comes from the coding sequence ATGTCCCAGCCTCGCCGTTACCTCGCTGTCAGCCTGTTATCTGCACTCATCGCAGTCGGCCTTTGGTATTGGATGCGCCCTGCCCCGACCGTGACGCCCCCCGCCGTCAACCACAGCTATGCCAAATCCCTTGAACAAGCGCATAACGGCCTGCCTGGCGCCGCGCGGGTTCTGTACCAACAACTGGCGCGTACTGATCTGTCAGATATTCGCCGCGCCAGCCTGCATGCCGAATTGCCCAACTACCCCAGCCCACAAGCGCTGAAGCTGGCAGATGCAGATTTGCAAAATGCCTCGCCTCTCGTGCGCAAGGCGGCGATTCAGAGCATTGCGGGCTTGGTGCCCAACGCGCAACGCACGCTGTTGCTCGGCCCATTGCTCGAAGACCCCGAACAAAGCGTGCGTTTTGCCGCCGCCAGCGCGCTGCTGGGTTTGTCCCCCGATGAGCAAGGCCTGTATTTCGGCCCATTGCAGCAAGTGGTCGACGAGTACGAGCGCAACCTCAAGACCCAGCCCGACGACCCGCAAGCTCAAGGCCAGCTGGCGCGTTTGTATCTGCATGAAGGGCAACTGGACGAAGCGCAGGCGGCACTGGAGAAAGTCACGGCACTGGACCCGGAAAACCTCAAAGCCGTGGTCGCCCAAATTGACCTGCTGGACAAGCGCGGTAAAACCGACCAGGCACGTGAACTCCTGGCCAGGCAGCTAGAAGCACACCCAGACTCTGCTTACTTGCAACATGCTTTAGGGATTTGGCTGCTCAACCACGGGCAAACGGAGTATGCATTGCTGGGCCTGGCCAAGGCCGTTGAGCTGGAGCCGGAAAACAGCGAATACCGCTACAGACTGGCAATCGCTCTGCATGACCTTGAGCAATTGGAACCGGCGCAGCGTCAGCTAGAAGAGTTGCTGCAACGTCAGCCGGCCAATCGCAAAGCGCGTCTGTTACTGATCCGCTACTGGAAAGAAGCCGGGCAGCTACAAAATGTACAAGTTCTGTTGGCTCAACTGGAGCAACAAAACCCGGATGACCCGGCGCTGCAACAAGGATTGTGA
- a CDS encoding hybrid sensor histidine kinase/response regulator, translating into MQLSDIQAKLLIVDDLPENLLALEALIKREDRTVYKALSADEALSLLLQHEFAMAILDVQMPGMNGFELAELMRGTDRTKNIPIVFVSAAGREMNYAFKGYESGAVDFLHKPLDIHAVKSKVNVFVDLYRQSKAMQQQVEALEQSRREQETLLAQLQLTQVELEHAVRMRDDFMSIVSHEVRTPLNGLILETQLRKMHLARNNDAAFTMDKMHAMVERDERQIQSLIRLIEDMLDVSRIRTGKLSIRPSEFDLSRVVANLLEVFSPQISAAQSSVNFSADQPVVGQWDEFRIEQVISNLLTNALRYGAKKPIDVAVYTENDCAVVAVRDQGIGISQDNQQRIFQQFERVSGSHVVAGLGLGLFISEQIVAAHSGKITVQSELGEGALFTIHLPLVQKT; encoded by the coding sequence ATGCAACTAAGTGATATTCAAGCCAAGCTGCTGATCGTTGATGATCTGCCAGAAAACTTATTGGCGCTCGAAGCGCTGATAAAACGCGAAGATCGCACGGTGTATAAGGCCTTGTCTGCGGACGAGGCGCTTTCGTTGTTGCTCCAGCATGAGTTCGCAATGGCCATTCTGGACGTGCAGATGCCGGGCATGAACGGCTTTGAACTGGCCGAGCTGATGCGTGGGACAGATCGCACCAAGAACATTCCGATCGTCTTTGTCAGCGCCGCAGGGCGCGAGATGAACTACGCCTTCAAGGGCTATGAGAGCGGCGCCGTCGACTTTTTGCACAAGCCGCTCGACATTCACGCGGTTAAAAGCAAGGTCAATGTCTTCGTTGATCTGTATCGGCAAAGCAAGGCCATGCAGCAGCAGGTCGAAGCGCTGGAGCAAAGCCGCCGCGAGCAAGAAACCTTGCTCGCCCAACTGCAACTGACTCAGGTTGAACTTGAACATGCCGTGCGCATGCGTGACGACTTTATGTCGATTGTCTCGCATGAGGTGCGAACGCCGCTCAACGGGCTGATTCTGGAAACCCAATTGCGCAAGATGCACCTGGCGCGCAATAACGACGCGGCGTTCACCATGGACAAGATGCACGCCATGGTTGAGCGTGATGAACGTCAGATCCAAAGCCTGATTCGTCTGATTGAAGACATGCTCGATGTGTCGCGCATACGCACCGGCAAACTGTCGATTCGGCCAAGCGAGTTTGATCTGTCACGAGTTGTTGCCAATCTGCTGGAGGTTTTTTCTCCGCAAATCAGTGCTGCGCAATCGAGCGTCAATTTCAGCGCCGATCAGCCAGTGGTCGGGCAGTGGGATGAGTTCAGGATTGAACAGGTCATTTCTAACTTACTGACCAATGCCTTGCGTTATGGTGCTAAAAAGCCGATTGATGTTGCGGTCTATACCGAAAATGATTGTGCCGTGGTGGCGGTGCGCGACCAGGGCATTGGGATCAGTCAAGACAATCAGCAACGGATTTTTCAGCAGTTTGAGCGGGTTTCCGGTAGCCATGTGGTGGCGGGACTCGGGTTGGGGCTGTTTATTTCGGAGCAGATTGTCGCTGCCCACAGTGGCAAAATTACCGTGCAGAGCGAACTGGGCGAGGGTGCCTTGTTCACCATTCACCTGCCGCTGGTACAAAAGACATAA
- a CDS encoding chemotaxis protein CheB has protein sequence MTVKDFEIAVLRPVNAVVVGASAGGVEALLAIFADLKPGYRLPIIVVLHLPDERRSQLAAVFARRLPIPVKEVDDKETIEPGTLYFAAPGYHVSVEHDRSFSLSREERVHYSRPSIDYLFESAADVYQHALAAVLLTGANQDGAQGLETVKQQGGLTIIQDPDEALVSTMPQAALDRFQPDCILPLRGIARLLVELERIKCN, from the coding sequence ATGACAGTCAAAGACTTTGAAATCGCCGTCTTGCGGCCCGTGAACGCTGTTGTTGTAGGCGCTTCGGCGGGAGGTGTGGAGGCATTGCTGGCGATTTTCGCTGATCTGAAGCCAGGTTATCGGCTGCCAATTATTGTGGTTCTGCACTTGCCGGACGAGCGTCGCAGCCAGTTGGCCGCCGTGTTTGCCCGGCGCCTGCCGATACCGGTCAAAGAAGTTGATGACAAAGAGACGATTGAGCCGGGCACCTTGTATTTTGCCGCTCCCGGTTACCATGTTTCCGTGGAGCACGATCGCAGCTTTTCGCTGAGTCGGGAGGAAAGGGTGCATTACTCGCGGCCCTCGATCGATTACCTTTTTGAATCCGCAGCCGACGTGTATCAACACGCACTGGCTGCGGTCTTACTCACGGGTGCCAATCAGGATGGTGCGCAGGGGCTGGAAACGGTCAAGCAGCAAGGCGGTTTGACCATCATTCAAGACCCTGACGAAGCACTGGTATCGACCATGCCGCAAGCGGCGCTGGATCGCTTCCAGCCGGACTGCATCCTTCCTTTGCGCGGTATAGCCCGTTTGCTAGTTGAGCTGGAAAGAATCAAATGCAACTAA
- a CDS encoding TolC family protein encodes MSLKVFLPSLLVLALSACAVGPDYKTPATEPANISADNLKGFDRAHFEGIWWQQFDDTTLNQLVTQSLAGNRELRVAFARLRAARAIRDDVSTETMPTITSRASSNVGKGQVPGTTEKRVNSERYDLGLDMAWEVDLFGRIQRELEASDADEQAAAADLYQLQVTMIAELVDAYGKLRGAQLREHIALDNLKNQQDSKAITESLRDAGVGDELDVMRADARLAAVEASVPQLQAEQVRERNRIATLLGERPDTLSVDLSPAKLPAIAKALNIGNPGDLLQRRPDIMSAERKLAAATARIGVAKADLFPRVSLSGFLGFTAGRGSQIGSAAANAWALGPSITWPAFNLGSVRARLRGADAEADGALASYEQQVLLALEESENAFSDYGKRQQRLVSLIRQSESSRAAADLAAIRYREGTVDFLVLLDAQRERLAAEDSQAQAEVEMYQGVVAIYKALGGGWQAETVASAH; translated from the coding sequence ATGAGCCTGAAAGTTTTCCTCCCGAGCCTGCTGGTGCTGGCCTTGAGTGCCTGCGCCGTTGGCCCGGACTACAAAACTCCGGCCACAGAACCGGCAAACATCAGCGCTGACAACCTCAAGGGCTTTGACCGGGCACATTTTGAAGGGATCTGGTGGCAGCAGTTTGACGACACGACCCTGAACCAGCTGGTGACTCAGTCACTGGCGGGCAACCGTGAACTGCGCGTGGCCTTTGCCCGTCTGCGCGCAGCCCGGGCCATTCGTGATGACGTCAGCACCGAGACCATGCCGACCATCACCAGCCGTGCCAGCAGCAATGTAGGCAAAGGCCAGGTGCCAGGCACCACTGAAAAGCGCGTCAACAGTGAGCGCTACGACCTGGGCCTGGATATGGCGTGGGAAGTCGACCTGTTTGGTCGCATCCAGCGCGAACTGGAAGCCAGCGACGCTGACGAACAAGCCGCTGCTGCTGACCTGTACCAGTTGCAAGTCACGATGATTGCCGAATTGGTCGACGCTTACGGAAAACTGCGCGGTGCGCAACTTCGCGAGCACATCGCACTCGACAACCTGAAAAATCAGCAGGACTCCAAAGCCATCACCGAAAGCCTGCGTGATGCAGGCGTCGGCGACGAACTGGACGTGATGCGCGCTGACGCCCGCCTGGCGGCGGTTGAGGCCAGCGTGCCGCAACTGCAAGCCGAGCAGGTGCGCGAGCGCAATCGCATCGCCACCTTGCTGGGCGAGCGCCCTGACACACTCAGCGTTGACCTGAGCCCGGCCAAATTGCCAGCTATCGCCAAGGCGCTGAACATCGGCAACCCGGGTGACTTGCTGCAACGGCGGCCGGACATCATGAGTGCCGAACGCAAACTGGCAGCGGCTACAGCCCGTATTGGCGTGGCCAAAGCTGATTTGTTCCCTCGGGTCAGCCTCAGCGGCTTTCTCGGCTTTACCGCCGGACGTGGATCGCAAATCGGTTCGGCAGCCGCCAATGCCTGGGCGCTGGGCCCGAGCATTACCTGGCCGGCGTTTAACCTGGGCAGCGTGCGGGCACGTTTGCGCGGTGCCGACGCCGAAGCCGATGGCGCACTGGCCAGCTACGAGCAGCAAGTGCTGTTGGCCCTTGAAGAGTCAGAAAACGCGTTTAGCGACTACGGCAAACGTCAGCAGCGCCTGGTCTCGCTGATTCGTCAAAGTGAGTCCAGTCGAGCCGCAGCCGACCTGGCAGCGATTCGCTACCGCGAAGGCACCGTTGACTTCCTGGTTCTGCTTGACGCCCAGCGTGAACGTTTGGCCGCCGAAGACAGCCAGGCTCAGGCCGAGGTTGAGATGTACCAAGGCGTAGTTGCGATCTACAAAGCATTGGGCGGTGGCTGGCAAGCCGAGACCGTCGCTAGCGCACACTGA